The Fischerella sp. PCC 9605 genome contains a region encoding:
- a CDS encoding general stress protein: protein MAIQRRKRAVGTFPNRQTAEEALSRLRDSGFPMDRVSVLAKDIDRNEQIAGATVKDKSDMSDRGDNEAQEGAGIGAVTGTALGGIGGLLVGLEALIIPGVGPFLAAGTIATTLAGAGIGAAAGGLVGALTGLGIPEEEARAYGQRVSQGEFLVIVDGSEDEINRAGSILRNQDIRDWAIYDVSGDVASADMNDIDRTTQRYTGTTTDEGVVEIVDKRNDQPR, encoded by the coding sequence ATGGCTATACAACGACGTAAACGTGCAGTTGGTACATTCCCCAACCGCCAAACCGCAGAAGAAGCGCTCTCCAGACTTAGAGATTCAGGTTTCCCTATGGATCGAGTCTCTGTATTGGCAAAGGATATAGATCGCAATGAGCAAATCGCTGGAGCTACTGTCAAAGATAAATCTGACATGAGCGATCGCGGTGATAATGAAGCTCAAGAAGGTGCTGGAATTGGTGCAGTCACAGGCACAGCTTTGGGTGGTATTGGTGGTTTACTCGTAGGCTTGGAAGCTTTAATTATTCCGGGAGTGGGGCCTTTTCTGGCAGCCGGAACTATAGCAACTACTTTGGCTGGTGCAGGTATTGGTGCAGCAGCAGGTGGTTTAGTAGGAGCGCTGACTGGTTTGGGTATTCCAGAAGAAGAAGCCAGAGCTTATGGTCAACGGGTATCCCAAGGTGAATTTTTAGTGATCGTAGATGGTAGTGAGGATGAAATTAACCGTGCTGGCTCTATTTTGAGGAATCAGGATATTCGAGATTGGGCCATATACGATGTATCTGGTGATGTGGCTTCTGCTGACATGAATGATATTGATCGGACTACACAGAGATATACAGGAACTACTACTGACGAGGGTGTAGTGGAAATTGTTGATAAGCGCAATGACCAACCTCGCTAG
- a CDS encoding glycoside hydrolase family 31 protein translates to MTFLKQLSLTLNFVLKSLFFLQYIPHALFYSWKRDRINRRYLPDSSSDPVIQPGKLLQAKAIDRGAYFYFEQAELEISFLSADFVRVNWFGGLPPIPYAIANQDWQTVETSLEELDNNWAIASEALSVTVGIDGSLKFCDRAGQTLRAELPPQRQEEKWLHQAQLRSEERIYGLGERASSLNLRAAKDELQKHKTYQMWNKDPGGKYFPGTDPIYICIPVYLGLHDWGSYLIFYENSFRAEFTFADMASANFAGGSLRYYFTIGEPSHLIERYTQLTGRAPLPPRWALGYHQSRWGYRTEANVRQEVKAFQTYNLPLSAIHLDIDCQVEHRAFTIDPKRFPKIDSFTRELAETGVRLIAINNPGIKSSRKSNLFLEGQVLNGFCTYPTGELAIAPVWAGPLAFPDFTNPKVRAWWSRQYAYLLDVGVAGFWHDMNEPATFVSWGDPSLPQVAQHCLEGRGGDHREAHNVYGLLEAEAAYESIRQYRSQQRPFIVSRSGWASLQRYAWTWTGDTVSTWEALRQTVATVVGLGLSGIPYSGPDIGGFQGNPTAELYLRWFQMATFLMFYRTHSSTSVAPRTPWTYGEPYLSILRSFLQLRYRLMPYFYTLAWEAAQKGYPPVRPLFWSDWSDRSLWDVEDAFYLGDALLVCPIMREGERSRTIFLPSGYWYNFWNDSIMEGGKTIELEAPLEQIPLLVKAGSILPMEEGQQLILHLYPPVKITGGAENAEGNPPTHWLRNTLAPTKSKIQNSYTLYTDAGDGYGESRLDLFYLTRHGKSLELVWEQQGNYGFPYQSVQLHVHGICLQQAWVDDQEATVQGQQLQCHFFRRVRFGCNSNQ, encoded by the coding sequence TTGACTTTCCTCAAACAGCTATCGCTGACATTAAATTTCGTACTCAAGTCGCTGTTTTTTCTACAATATATACCGCACGCATTGTTCTATTCTTGGAAACGCGATCGCATCAATCGCCGATATCTTCCTGACTCATCTTCAGATCCGGTCATTCAACCTGGAAAATTACTTCAGGCTAAAGCAATAGACCGAGGTGCTTACTTCTATTTCGAGCAAGCAGAGTTGGAAATCTCTTTTCTGAGTGCCGATTTTGTACGAGTGAACTGGTTTGGTGGTCTTCCACCAATTCCCTATGCAATTGCTAATCAGGATTGGCAGACTGTTGAAACAAGCTTGGAAGAATTAGACAACAACTGGGCGATCGCCAGTGAGGCTTTGAGCGTTACTGTTGGTATAGATGGCAGCCTCAAGTTTTGCGATCGTGCAGGGCAAACCCTCAGAGCAGAACTACCGCCCCAGCGACAAGAGGAAAAATGGCTACATCAAGCACAATTGCGCTCAGAAGAACGCATTTATGGGTTAGGAGAACGGGCATCTTCTCTAAATTTACGCGCTGCCAAGGATGAACTGCAAAAGCATAAAACTTACCAGATGTGGAACAAAGATCCTGGGGGTAAGTATTTTCCAGGAACAGATCCAATATACATCTGTATTCCGGTTTACTTAGGATTGCACGATTGGGGAAGTTACCTGATTTTTTATGAAAACTCGTTTCGCGCTGAATTTACATTTGCAGATATGGCGAGCGCCAATTTTGCCGGTGGCTCGCTCCGATACTACTTTACGATTGGCGAGCCGTCACATCTGATCGAACGCTATACCCAGCTAACAGGTCGTGCGCCGCTACCTCCTCGCTGGGCATTAGGCTATCACCAATCGCGCTGGGGATACCGCACAGAAGCAAACGTTCGCCAAGAAGTGAAGGCATTTCAAACCTATAATTTACCGTTGAGCGCTATTCATCTCGATATTGATTGCCAAGTTGAGCATCGCGCCTTCACGATTGACCCCAAACGCTTTCCCAAGATCGACAGTTTCACTCGAGAACTGGCAGAAACAGGCGTGCGATTGATTGCAATTAATAACCCTGGCATAAAATCCAGCCGTAAGAGCAATTTATTTCTAGAGGGACAAGTCCTGAATGGCTTTTGTACCTACCCCACTGGAGAGCTAGCGATCGCGCCAGTGTGGGCAGGCCCGTTGGCATTTCCTGACTTTACTAACCCCAAGGTTCGCGCTTGGTGGAGCCGTCAATATGCTTATCTTCTGGATGTAGGAGTAGCAGGATTTTGGCATGATATGAATGAACCGGCGACATTCGTTTCCTGGGGCGATCCCTCTCTTCCTCAAGTTGCACAGCATTGTTTGGAAGGCAGAGGGGGCGATCATCGTGAAGCACACAATGTCTACGGGTTACTAGAAGCTGAAGCCGCTTACGAAAGTATTCGTCAATATCGATCCCAACAACGTCCCTTCATTGTGTCGCGCTCGGGATGGGCTTCTTTGCAACGCTATGCTTGGACTTGGACAGGGGATACCGTTTCTACCTGGGAGGCGTTGCGCCAGACGGTGGCGACGGTCGTCGGGTTGGGACTATCAGGTATTCCCTACAGTGGCCCTGACATTGGTGGTTTTCAAGGCAACCCAACCGCAGAACTATATCTGCGTTGGTTTCAGATGGCAACGTTTCTGATGTTTTATCGGACGCACAGTTCTACTAGCGTTGCTCCCCGTACCCCTTGGACTTATGGTGAGCCTTACTTGAGTATCCTCCGTAGCTTCCTGCAATTACGCTACCGATTGATGCCTTACTTCTATACCTTGGCGTGGGAGGCGGCTCAGAAAGGATATCCGCCCGTGCGCCCTTTATTCTGGTCTGATTGGAGCGATCGCTCCCTTTGGGATGTAGAAGATGCTTTTTATCTAGGCGATGCGCTGCTGGTCTGTCCAATTATGCGAGAGGGAGAGCGATCGCGCACGATCTTCCTGCCTAGTGGCTATTGGTACAACTTCTGGAATGATTCAATCATGGAAGGAGGAAAGACGATTGAGTTAGAAGCACCGCTCGAACAGATTCCATTACTGGTAAAGGCAGGAAGTATATTGCCAATGGAGGAAGGTCAGCAACTCATTCTCCATCTCTACCCACCTGTGAAGATAACAGGGGGAGCAGAAAATGCAGAGGGAAACCCTCCAACGCATTGGCTCCGCAACACACTGGCTCCAACAAAATCTAAAATTCAAAATTCCTACACCCTATATACTGATGCGGGAGATGGATACGGAGAATCTCGACTCGACCTATTTTACCTCACCCGACATGGGAAAAGTTTAGAGCTTGTGTGGGAACAGCAGGGAAACTATGGCTTCCCTTATCAAAGCGTCCAGTTGCACGTACACGGCATTTGTTTGCAGCAAGCCTGGGTAGACGATCAAGAGGCAACCGTGCAGGGACAACAATTGCAATGCCATTTCTTTAGACGGGTTCGATTTGGCTGCAACTCAAATCAGTGA